The stretch of DNA GCGCCGATTGCGACGCCGTCGGCAGCGAGCTGGGCCTACTGTACGCGCTGGAGTCGCTCGGCAAGCGGGTGCGGATCATCAACGCCGACGCGCCGCCGGAGCACATCCGTTTTATTGATGTCGAGGGCCGCGTCGAGGTATTGGGCGAGGGCGTCACCGTCGAAGACGTTCATCAGGCCGACGCGCACATCGTCTGCGACACCAGCGCGTGGGGGCAACTCGGCGCCATGGCGGACGTGATCCGCTCGTCGCCTGCGCAGCGCCTCGTCATCGACCACCATCAGAGCGGCGACGACCTCGGCGCCACGGTCCTCAAGGACGACACGGCAGAAGCGACGGGCCGGCTGATCGTCGAGGCAATGGACGCCCTCAAAGTCCCCATCTCGCCCAAGGCGGCGATGCCCCTCTTCGCGGCGATCGCCACCGACACGGGCTGGTTCCGCTTCCCGTCGGTGACGCCGATCACCTACCGCACCATCGCCCGCCTGATGGAAGCCGGCGCCAACCCCACCGAGCTCTTTCAGCAACTCTACGACCGCAACACGGCCGCCCGAGTACGGCTGCACGGTCGCATCATGGAGAGCATCGCTCTCGAACTCGACGGCCGCGTCGCGTTCGGACAAGCGACCGACGAGGACTTCCAGGCGACTGGCGCCGCGCAGGCAGACACCGAGGACGTGGTCAATCGCCTCTTGAGCGTCGAGGGCGTTGAGGTCGCGGTGCTGCTAGCGAACATGGAGCCGGGCCTCATCAAGGCGAGCCTCCGCAGCCGCACCATCGTCGATGTGCGTCCCGTGGCGGAAAAGTTCGGCGGCGGCGGCCACGCCAAAGCGGCCGGCGTCCGCTATCGCGGCACAATCGCCGAAGCCAAGGCCGCGCTGCTAGCAGCGATCGTCGAACAGTTTCACGATTGAGAACGGCGAGCCGTAAGCGTCAGCGCCCGGAGTACGCCTGGTACCCGCTTCACGCCGGGCGCTGACCAGGATTATGC from Botrimarina mediterranea encodes:
- a CDS encoding DHH family phosphoesterase, with protein sequence MPIDWTPLRKLVAECDSFALTSHTRADCDAVGSELGLLYALESLGKRVRIINADAPPEHIRFIDVEGRVEVLGEGVTVEDVHQADAHIVCDTSAWGQLGAMADVIRSSPAQRLVIDHHQSGDDLGATVLKDDTAEATGRLIVEAMDALKVPISPKAAMPLFAAIATDTGWFRFPSVTPITYRTIARLMEAGANPTELFQQLYDRNTAARVRLHGRIMESIALELDGRVAFGQATDEDFQATGAAQADTEDVVNRLLSVEGVEVAVLLANMEPGLIKASLRSRTIVDVRPVAEKFGGGGHAKAAGVRYRGTIAEAKAALLAAIVEQFHD